In Vitis vinifera cultivar Pinot Noir 40024 chromosome 17, ASM3070453v1, one genomic interval encodes:
- the LOC100854769 gene encoding pentatricopeptide repeat-containing protein At4g02750 — protein sequence MAMRGSNRFRQLHSRSCLRSLQTTTTANRKPSTRNQPKTTSSLATDADIVKWNIAITNHMRNGQCDSALRLFNSMPRRSSISWNAMISGCLSNDKFYLARQLFEKMPTRDLVSWNVMISGCVRYRNLRAARLLFDQMPERDVVSWNAMLSGYAQNGYVKEAKEIFDEMPCKNSISWNGMLAAYVQNGRIEDARRLFESKADWELISWNCMMGGYVKRNRLVDARGIFDRMPERDEVSWNTMISGYAQNGELLEAQRLFEESPVRDVFTWTAMVSGYVQNGMLDEARRVFDGMPEKNSVSWNAIIAGYVQCKRMDQARELFEAMPCQNVSSWNTMITGYAQNGDIAQARNFFDRMPQRDSISWAAIIAGYAQSGYGEEALHLFVEMKRDGERLNRSTFTSTLSTCAEIAALELGKQVHGRVVKAGLESGCYVGNALLVMYCKCGNIDDAYIVFEGIEEKEVVSWNTMIAGYARHGFGKEALMLFESMKKTGILPDDVTMVGVLSACSHTGLVDKGTEYFYSMTQDYGITANSKHYTCMIDLLGRAGRLDDAQNLMKNMPFEPDAATWGALLGASRIHGNTELGEKAAKMIFEMEPDNSGMYVLLSNLYAASGRWGDVGRMRLRMRDRGVKKVPGYSWVEVQNKIHTFTVGDSVHPERDRIYTFLEELDLKMKKEGYVSSTKLVLHDVEEEEKVHMLKYHSEKLAVAFGILAIPAGRPIRVIKNLRVCEDCHNAMKHISKIVGRLIILRDSHRFHHFNGGQCSCGDYW from the exons ATGGCAATGCGCGGGAGCAACCGCTTCAGACAGTTACACAGCAGAAGCTGCCTACGCTCCCTCCAAACAACCACCACTGCAAATCGGAAGCCGTCAACAAGAAACCAACCCAAAACGACGTCGTCCCTCGCCACTGACGCCGACATTGTCAAATGGAACATTGCCATCACCAACCACATGCGAAACGGACAATGCGACTCCGCTCTCCGCCTCTTCAACTCCATGCCTCGCCGGAGTTCGATTTCTTGGAACGCCATGATCTCCGGTTGCTTATCGAATGATAAATTTTATCTCGCTCGCCAGTTGTTTGAGAAAATGCCCACAAGAGACTTGGTTTCATGGAATGTGATGATTAGTGGGTGTGTCCGGTATCGGAATCTACGGGCTGCGCGTTTGTTATTTGATCAAATGCCTGAAAGGGATGTCGTTTCGTGGAATGCGATGTTATCCGGTTATGCGCAGAATGGGTATGTGAAGGAGGCTAAGGAGATTTTTGATGAGATGCCATGTAAGAATTCAATATCTTGGAATGGAATGCTTGCAGCGTATGTGCAGAATGGACGGATAGAGGATGCGCGGAGGCTATTTGAGTCCAAAGCGGATTGGGAGTTGATTTCTTGGAACTGTATGATGGGTGGATATGTGAAGAGGAATAGGTTGGTTGATGCGAGGGGGATTTTTGATAGAATGCCAGAGAGGGATGAAGTTTCATGGAATACTATGATTTCGGGATATGCCCAGAATGGGGAGTTGTTGGAAGCACAGAGATTGTTTGAAGAGTCTCCAGTTCGGGATGTCTTCACTTGGACAGCAATGGTGTCAGGATATGTGCAGAATGGGATGTTGGATGAAGCAAGAAGAGTTTTTGATGGAATGCCGGAGAAGAATTCAGTTTCGTGGAATGCTATTATCGCAGGTTATGTGCAATGTAAGAGAATGGACCAGGCAAGGGAGTTGTTTGAGGCTATGCCTTGTCAGAATGTTTCTTCTTGGAATACAATGATTACTGGCTATGCACAGAATGGTGATATTGCTCAAGCTAGGAATTTTTTTGACAGGATGCCTCAGCGTGATTCCATCTCATGGGCAGCTATTATTGCTGGATATGCCCAAAGTGGCTATGGTGAAGAGGCTTTGCATCTATTTGTGGAGATGAAGAGAGATGGCGAAAGATTGAATAGGTCTACATTTACAAGTACTTTGAGCACATGTGCTGAGATAGCTGCTTTGGAATTGGGGAAGCAAGTACATGGACGGGTTGTAAAGGCAGGATTGGAAAGTGGGTGTTATGTGGGGAATGCACTTCTTGTAATGTATTGTAAGTGTGGAAACATAGACGATGCATACATTGTGTTTGAGggaattgaagaaaaagaagttgTGTCATGGAATACAATGATTGCTGGTTATGCAAGACATGGATTTGGCAAAGAGGCTCTGATGCTTTTTGAGTCAATGAAGAAAACCGGTATCCTACCAGATGATGTCACAATG GTTGGCGTTTTATCTGCATGTAGCCATACTGGCTTAGTAGACAAAGGCACAGagtatttttattcaatgacTCAAGATTATGGTATAACTGCAAATTCAAAACACTACACTTGCATGATTGATCTTCTGGGAAGAGCAGGGCGCCTGGATGATGCCCAAAATCTAATGAAGAACATGCCTTTTGAACCTGATGCTGCAACATGGGGTGCTTTACTTGGTGCTAGCAGGATTCATGGCAATACAGAGTTGGGTGAAAAGGCTGCTAAGATGATTTTTGAGATGGAACCTGATAATTCAGGAATGTATGTTCTTCTTTCAAACTTATATGCAGCTTCTGGGAGGTGGGGTGATGTTGGTAGGATGAGATTAAGAATGAGGGATAGAGGTGTGAAGAAAGTGCCCGGGTATAGTTGGGTTGAAGTGCAAAACAAGATTCACACATTTACAGTTGGGGATTCTGTTCACCCAGAGAGGGATAGGATATACACCTTTTTGGAAGAGTTGGATCTCAAGATGAAGAAGGAGGGTTATGTTTCTTCTACAAAGTTGGTTTTACATGACGTAGAAGAGGAGGAGAAGGTGCATATGCTCAAGTATCATAGTGAAAAACTAGCAGTTGCATTTGGAATACTGGCCATTCCTGCTGGAAGACCAATCCGTGTGATAAAGAATTTGCGGGTGTGTGAAGATTGTCACAATGCAATGAAACACATATCCAAGATTGTGGGAAGGTTGATAATCTTAAGGGATTCTCACCGCTTTCATCACTTTAATGGGGGTCAATGTTCTTGTGGGGACTATTGGTGA